One genomic window of Quercus lobata isolate SW786 chromosome 9, ValleyOak3.0 Primary Assembly, whole genome shotgun sequence includes the following:
- the LOC115960793 gene encoding protein DEFECTIVE IN MERISTEM SILENCING 3-like, which translates to MFQPNNQLPVQTIKDSSALMQVDQTEKSIVVRDEKQNGGFAHAETIIYYSKRLQDDLQMLGMKIKGHEDNIKFLNAQNNKLDDLILDLQVTLGKHHGSSTPKIEIENHSQLQTEDQTTELILQHEKSAAGILCQLKARHGPQASHLQLTKDVLGIVATLGKVDDDNLSRLFSEYLGLETMLAIVCKTYEGVKALETYDKQGCINKSSGLHALGATIGRNMDGRFLVICLENIIPYAGEFVADDPQRRLDLVKPKLPNGECPPGFLGFAVNMINVDNANLFCVTASGHGLRETLFYNLFSRLQVYRTRQDMVSALPCISDGAVSLDGGMIRSTSVFSLGDREDVDVKFPKPLVTSTLPEKHIEAERQVKEVRWKKEKMQDDIQREQALLNHAKFNFDRKKQEFLKFLAESSSYVTQAAPVTPR; encoded by the exons ATGTTTCAACCCAATAACCAG CTTCCAGTTCAAACTATCAAAGATTCATCAGCATTGATGCAAGTTGATCAGACTGAGAAAAGCATAGTTGTAAGGGATGAAAAGCAAAATGGAGGATTTGCACATGCTGAGACTATCATATACTATTCTAAG AGACTTCAAGATGATCTGCAAATGTTAGGGATGAAAATCAAAGGGCATGAGGACAATATAAAATTTCTGAATGCTCAAAATAACAAATTAGATGACCTCATTCTTGATTTGCAAG TTACCTTGGGCAAGCATCATGGTTCGAGCACTCCGAAGATTGAAATTGAGAACCATTCCCAACTTCAGACTGAGGACCAAACAACTGAACTGATTCTACAGCATGAAAAATCTGCTGCTGGtattttgtgtcaattgaaaGCTCGACATGGTCCTCAGGCTTCCCATCTTCAATTGACCAAGGATGTGCTGGGTATTGTTGCTACACTTGGTAAAGTGGACGATGATAATCTTAGCAG GCTTTTTTCAGAGTACTTAGGGTTGGAGACTATGCTGGCCATTGTCTGTAAGACTTATGAAGGTGTTAAAGCCCTAGAAACATATGACAAGCAAGGCTGCATAAATAAAAGTTCTGGTCTTCACGCACTTGGTGCTACTATTGGAAGGAATATGGATGGCAGATTTCTCGTCATTTGTCTTGAAAATATAAT ACCATATGCAGGTGAGTTTGTAGCAGATGACCCTCAAAGGAGGCTTGATCTTGTAAAGCCAAAATTACCTAATGGGGAGTGTCCTCCTGGCTTTCTTGGGTTTGCTGTGAATATGATCAATGTGGACAACGCAAACTTATTTTGTGTCACAGCTAGTGGACATGGCCTCAGGGAGACTCTATTTTACAATCTCTTCTCTCGTCTTCAAGTATATAGGACAAGGCAAGACATGGTAAGTGCTCTTCCTTGTATAAGTGATGGAGCCGTTTCTTTGGATGGAGGGATGATTAGGAGTACCAGTGTGTTTTCCCTAGGGGATCG GGAAGATGTAGATGTGAAATTCCCAAAACCCTTGGTGACTTCAACCCTACCTGAAAAACACATTGAGGCTGAGAGGCAGGTCAAGGAGGTGagatggaaaaaagaaaaaatgcagGACGATATTCAAAGAGAACAAGCATTATTGAATCATGCAAAGTTCAATTTTGATAGAAAGAAGCAAGAGTTTCTGAAGTTCCTTGCTGAAAGCTCATCATACGTAACTCAG GCAGCACCAGTGACCCCAAGATGA
- the LOC115959110 gene encoding kinesin-like protein KIN-14C, whose product MSRAKGKEVAISGLSWSELKQRTNERNTEKWEKMEKEKEKEKIKIEEQKKERQERYLRRTQEQQTQEQQHVLHMLQNLKMQEEHVPLDWEIKELEEECKLIRERTILAQRKKVEVEEKALKLNQTLELLKAERVVQEKIKKEDLQLIMELKGKVRVFVRVRPLPPDEAAERVKNLITFSKAIKAGGQGVDLHLKGKVYHFTVDERFSEDASQEDIYKEISPLVQTAHDGFKVSIFAYGQTGSGKTHTMVGSQEDFEQRGLIPRSLEQVFDTGQFHKKSGWTYKVEVSMVELSRHGYFDLSSKRDKIETPILSKKVEVSCSKDALQHFRMAIARRSKRSMKMNDASSRSHFFFTVYIRGKNEDPMLTSEGVLHFIDLAGSEPMDSTYHSQLDNPNVDSYEESKFIKGSLFDLGQVLRDVVAKPVGAQVFYKQRLFKYLQYYLEGSKIVMFANVSSSAASIIRSKDTLNFANEVSGRQSKISNVA is encoded by the exons ATGTCGAGGGCGAAGGGGAAGGAGGTCGCCATTTCTGGACTTTCTTGGTCTGAGTTGAAGCAGCGAACCAATGAAAGGAACACAGAGAAGTgggaaaaaatggaaaaggaaaaagagaaggaaaaaataaaaatagaggaACAAAAAAAGGAGAGACAAGAAAGATACTTGAGAAGG ACGCAAGAGCAGCAGACGCAAGAGCAGCAGCACGTGCTACACATGCTACAGAATTTGAAG ATGCAAGAGGAGCATGTGCCACTGGATTGGGAG ATAAAGGAATTAGAAGAAGAATGTAAGTTGATACGGGAACGGACTATATTGGCACAGAGAAAG AAAGTGGAGGTCGAGGAGAAAGCTCTTAAATTGAATCAGACATTGGAG ctTTTAAAAGCTGAGAGGGTGGTGCAGGAGAAAATTAAGAAGGAAGACCTGCAATTAATTAtg gaaTTAAAAGGCAAAGTTCGCGTTTTTGTTCGAGTGCGCCCTTTGCCCCCTGATGAGGCTGCAGAAAGAGTTAAAAATTTGATTACCTTCTCTAAAGCAATCAAAGCTGGTGGCCAGGGCGTTGACTTGCATCTTAAAG GAAAAGTATATCATTTCACAGTTGATGAGAGATTTTCTGAGGATGCTTCCCAAGAAGACATTTACAAAGAAATATCCCCGCTGGTGCAGACCGCACATGATGGCTTTAAG GTTTCCATCTTCGCTTATGGCCAGACGGGGTCTGGTAAAACGCATACCATGGTGGGCAGCCAAGAAGACTTTGAGCAGAGGGGGCTTATACCACGTTCATTAGAACAGGTTTTTGACACCGGTCAATTCCACAAAAAGAGTGGTTGGACATACAAAGTGGAG GTTTCAATGGTTGAACTATCCAGACATGGATATTTCGATTTGTCATCAAAAAGGGACAAAATTGAAACtccaattctttcaaaaaaagttGAAGTTTCGTGTTCGAAAGATGCTTTACAACATTTCCGGATGGCTATAGCAAGAAG GTCTAAGCGTAGTATGAAGATGAATGATGCGTCATCAAGGAGTCACTTCTTTTTTACAGTATACATACGCGGTAAAAATGAg GATCCCATGCTTACATCCGAGGGAGTGTTACACTTTATTGATCTGGCTGGGAGTGAGCCAATGGACAGCACTTACCATTCGCAACTGGACAATCCTAATGTTGATTCGTATGAAGAATCTAAG TTTATCAAGGGTTCCCTTTTCGATTTGGGTCAAGTGTTGAGAGACGTGGTGGCAAAGCCGGTTGGTGCACAAGTTTTCTATAAGCAGCGGCTATTTAAATATTTGCAG TATTACCTTGAAGGTTCAAAGATCGTGATGTTTGCTAACGTCTCCTCCTCAGCTGCTTCTATTATAAGATCAAAGGATACACTGAATTTTGCTAATGAAGTTAGCGGGCGACAGTCGAAAATTTCAAATGTGGCCTGA